In Phyllopteryx taeniolatus isolate TA_2022b chromosome 13, UOR_Ptae_1.2, whole genome shotgun sequence, the following are encoded in one genomic region:
- the palm1b gene encoding paralemmin 1b, with protein sequence MDEVSQEERLQVIAEKRKKQTEIENKRRQLDDDRRQLQHLKSKALRERWLLDGAPAEEETQKRLQEEEVKTKILEQVILRLEQEIEELETGVPANKGVAKENGGENGVAQTPKREVAGMEAELLGPSPEKASADNPVTLVFMGYKTVEEERDGRPAAGADGADGDVKAEFVVIEDGEAKLAAGAGDGATDDQAPPNGSMAEKEKSDGLEEKEKKKSCKCCVVM encoded by the exons ATGGATGAGGTGTCGCAAGAGGAGAGGCTCCAGGTCATCGCT GAGAAACGGAAGAAGCAGACAGAGATTGAGAATAAGAGGAGGCAGCTGGACGATGACAGACGACAACTACAACATCTCAAG TCCAAGGCGTTGAGGGAGCGCTGGTTGTTAGACGGCGCTCCGGCCGAGGAGGAGACTCAGAAGCGTctgcaggaggaggaggtgaagaCCAAAATCCTGGAGCAGGTCATCCTCAG GCTGGAGCAGGAGATTGAAGAACTGGAGACAGGCGTGCCAGCCAATAAGGGCGTGGCCAAAGAAAATGGAG GAGAGAACGGCGTCGCGCAGACCCCCAAGAGGGAGGTGGCCGGAATGGAGGCCGAGCTGCTGGGCCCCAGCCCCGAGAAGGCCAGCGCCGACAACCCCGTCACGCTGGTCTTCATGGGCTACAAGACGGTGGAGGAAGAGCGGGACGGCCGCCCGGCCGCGGGGGCGGACGGGGCGGACGGCGACGTGAAGGCCGAGTTTGTGGTGATCGAGGACGGGGAGGCCAAGCTGGCGGCGGGCGCCGGGGACGGGGCCACGGACGACCAGGCGCCGCCCAACGGGAGCATGGCAGAGAAGGAAAAGTCCGACGGgctggaggagaaggagaagaaaaagagcTGCAAGTGCTGCGTGGTCATGTGA